In a single window of the Amia ocellicauda isolate fAmiCal2 chromosome 20, fAmiCal2.hap1, whole genome shotgun sequence genome:
- the rbm20 gene encoding RNA-binding protein 20: MLRDSLHIPSVVFCVDKGNRAWQVPGKPKFIGCTRVVDGCVIDSHRPALQTDGNMLCLLLYPAGAASSGHQEKKPFPIGSQLSGGGHNPLLLSPASLQLAQLQAQLTLHRLKLAQTAVNSNTAAAATVLNQVLSKVAMSQPLFNQITSSMVSTPHNHGGGTQLCSGMSVGRFASSGLPFPHQNSALGPLVSGGLGCSGNLQNQTPGAVGLHPYGGALSQVSGQHTSGYGNKISLSTNTMFPSDTDRRGQYGFLSGPPNTAGKTGEGPFLPSGAQSQAGSQGGFQRDFYGSGTQGPQGMGKQSTFSGEQNMNAFQPGVHNDQWQSQVRFPNPTKLEASNQGSAWVTSSQPFHMRGELYNPEEPTPDSKFNSTTGTPYSSNTQGFVGYQQLQLGEDTPSGGPMPLQPHQVNDFQAVTPAHLPHQCTICEKKVFNLKDWDQHVKGKLHLQNRALFSEGPALVPAQFSTFSEGCLNSLANNSLAYPSSVNQDVSSAPNSNYLPAAPMRSQPLSGIGFSSPQSGSKFPQRKSPPGRVVHICNLPEGSCTENDVINLGLPFGKVTNYILMRSTHQAFLEMAYVEAAQAMVQYYQQTPATINDQKLLIRMSKRYKELQLKKPGKDVDTIIQDINSQRERDGMQEVDRYPPERTRSRSPISRSLSPRSHSPSFTSCSSTHSPLGPSRAEWSNGMGERRASWDWSPHTRREEERDEACWRNGDEERQDSWIQDRRKPYLKMVDRVSPRSAEERGVALRGSRERYTRSSPQNPSYSLYRCKEDDFCKKELKHKSDRPPRPPHQRHEAKTKKRDPEEHHRPRYSDGETQEDTSGAARTPEDRRQASTERGRNKKPHRKLATEKEEQVSESQVEQQLQGQALSPNRKGKRTDEADEDTGKENQTEDGESGNETEGESWYPRNMEELVTVDEVGEEEDYIIEPDLPELQEAVEAEYESSEASKTAAGEKATQAHSDVCQVAKGTEIEVELTPEEHTAVRSSSVASNTSPKDPAPSSPPHEETTARPASHLRDFPSQEFQAVFAEVCSCTDEGGAGGNSPHPEEARRGGRDLGDGSKPLDILSSCETGKFAMIAKAVAQEMESEEERLREAQTKDTQLKSPRHSEAETRKAPSPALWDQENVFSEHSIPLGVEFVVPRSGFYCKLCGLFYTSEETAKTSHCRSSVHYRNLQKYLSQLAEESLHSTHNNTTSTEEPGIVPLFEGVNKPC; encoded by the exons ATGCTTCGCGATAGTTTGCACATTCCTTCTGTGGTTTTCTGTGTGGACAAGGGGAACAGGGCCTGGCAGGTGCCCGGCAAGCCCAAGTTCATCGGCTGCACTAGAGTTGTTGACGGATGTGTGATTGACAGCCACAGGCCGGCGCTGCAGACAGATGGCAATATGCTGTGCTTGCTCCTGTACCCCGCTGG TGCCGCTTCATCGGGGCATCAGGAAAAGAAGCCCTTCCCCATTGGCAGTCAGCTTAGCGGGGGAGGCCATAACCCCCTGCTCTTGTCCCCAGCCAGCCTACAGCTTGCtcagcttcaagcacagctcACTCTGCATCGACTGAAATTGGCCCAGACGGCTGTAAACAGCAACACGGCAGCAGCTGCCACCGTTCTGAATCAGGTTCTCTCCAAGGTGGCTATGTCTCAGCCCTTGTTTAACCAGATAACTTCATCCATGGTCAGCACTCCTCACAACCACGGTGGTGGGACGCAGCTGTGCTCCGGGATGTCAGTGGGCAGGTTCGCCTCCAGCGGACTGCCCTTCCCACATCAGAACTCGGCTCTGGGGCCTCTAGTGAGTGGAGGCCTAGGATGCAGCGGCAACCTGCAGAATCAAACACCCGGTGCCGTCGGACTGCACCCTTACGGAGGTGCTTTGTCTCAAGTGTCTGGCCAGCACACCTCAGGATACGGAAATAAAATCAGCCTATCCACTAATACCATGTTCCCTTCGGACACTGACAGGCGCGGCCAGTATGGGTTCCTGAGTGGCCCGCCCAACACAGCAGGGAAAACCGGCGAGGGGCCCTTCTTGCCTTCTGGTGCTCAGTCACAGGCAGGGAGCCAGGGTGGGTTTCAAAGAGACTTCTATGGATCTGGCACTCAGGGGCCGCAGGGCATGGGGAAACAATCTACCTTCTCTGGAGAGCAGAACATGAATGCCTTTCAACCAGGTGTCCACAATGACCAGTGGCAAAGCCAGGTCAGGTTCCCCAACCCCACTAAGCTGGAGGCATCTAATCAAGGGAGTGCGTGGGTGACCTCCAGCCAGCCATTCCACATGAGGGGCGAGCTGTACAACCCAGAGGAGCCCACCCCTGACTCCAAGTTCAACTCCACCACCGGGACGCCTTATAGCAGCAACACTCAGGGGTTTGTGGGATACCAGCAGCTGCAGCTGGGAGAGGACACCCCCTCTGGAGGCCCCATGCCTCTCCAGCCTCACCAGGTCAACGATTTCCAAGCAGTGACTCCGGCACACCTGCCACACCAATGCACCATCTGTGAAAAGAAGGTCTTTAATCTAAAG GACTGGGACCAGCATGTGAAAGGGAAGCTTCACCTCCAGAATCGAGCTCTTTTCTCAGAAGG CCCTGCACTCGTACCTGCAcagttttctacattttctgaaGGATGTCTAAACTCTTTAGCAAATAACTCCTTGGCATATCCATCGTCTGTAAATCAAG aTGTCTCCTCAGCACCCAACTCCAACTATCTACCTGCTGCACCAATGAGATCACAGCCCTTGTCAGGAATTGGATTTTCATCACCTCAGTCAGGGTCAAAG TTCCCTCAGAGGAAGTCCCCCCCAGGCCGAGTTGTGCATATCTGCAATCTCCCAGAAGGCAGCTGCACTGAGAATGATGTCATCAACCTAGGCCTTCCCTTCGGGAAAGTCACCAACTACATCCTCATGCGGTCCACTCACCAG GCCTTTTTGGAAATGGCTTATGTTGAAGCAGCTCAGGCAATGGTGCAATACTACCAACAGACTCCCGCCACAATTAATGATCAAAAGCTGCTGATCAGAATGTCAAAACGTTACAAGGAGTTGCAGCTGAAG AAACCAGGAAAGGATGTAGATACTATTATCCAAGATATCAACTCTCAGAGGGAAAGAGATGGGATGCAGGAAGTAGACCG ATACCCCCCAGAACGCACCAGGTCCAGGAGCCCCATTAGCCGCTCCCTGAGCCCGCGCTCCCACAGCCCCAGCTTTACCTCCTGTAGCTCCACGCACAGCCCCCTGGGACCCTCACGGGCAGAGTGGAGCAACGGCATGGGTGAGAGAAGGGCATCCTGGGACTGGTCCCCTCACACtcgaagggaggaggagagggatgaGGCCTGCTGGAGGAACGGGGACGAGGAAAGGCAGGACAGCTGGATACAGGACAGGAGGAAGCCCTACCTGAAGATGGTGGACAGG GTGAGCCCCAGGTCTGCAGAGGAGAGGGGGGTAGCGCTGAGGGGGAGCAGGGAGAGGTACACACGAAGCAGCCCCCAGAACCCGTCCTACTCTTTGTACCGCTGCAAAGAGGACGACTTCTGCAAGAAGGAGCTCAAGCACAAGTCTGACCGCCCCCCCAGGCCGCCGCACCAGCGCCACGAAGCCAAGACGAAGAAAAGGGATCCGGAGGAACATCACAGGCCGAGATACTCGGATGGCGAAACACAGGAGGACACCAGCGGAGCCGCCAGGACGCCAGAGGACAGGAGGCAGGCCAGCACAGAGAGGGGGCGGAATAAGAAGCCACACAGGAAGTTGGCCACAGAGAAGGAGGAACAAGTATCAGAGAGCCAG gtAGAGCAGCAGCTACAGGGTCAGGCATTGTCCCCTAACCGGAAAGGCAAGCGAACTGATGAAGCAGATGAGGATACAGGCAAAGAAAATCAG ACGGAGGATGGGGAGAGCGGGAACGAGACGGAGGGAGAGTCGTGGTACCCCCGCAACATGGAGGAGCTGGTGACGGTGGACGAGGTGGGTGAGGAGGAGGATTACATCATTGAACCCGACCTCCCCGAACTGCAGGAGGCCGTCGAGGCTGAGTATGAGTCCAGTGAGGCATCCAAGACTGCAGCCGGTGAGAAAGCCACCCAGGCCCACAGTGACGTATGTCAGGTGGCGAAGGGCACTGAGATAGAAGTGGAGCTGACTCCAGAGGAGCACACAGCTGTCAGGTCTTCCTCGGTGGCCTCCAACACAAGCCCTAAAGACCCAGCTCCCAGCTCACCTCCTCACGAGGAAACAACAGCCCGGCCCGCCTCCCACCTTAGGGACTTCCCCAGCCAGGAGTTCCAGGCGGTGTTTGCGGAGGTCTGCTCCTGCACAGATGAGGGAGGGGCAGGAGGGAACAGCCCCCATCCTGAGGAGGCCCGACGGGGAGGTCGGGACCTGGGTGATGGCAGCAAGCCTCTAGATATTCTTAGTAGCTGTGAGACGGGGAAGTTTGCGATGATCGCGAAAGCTGTCGCCCAAGAAATGGAAAGCGAAGAGGAACGCTTGAGAGAAGCACAGACGAAAG ACACCCAGCTTAAGTCTCCCAGACACTCTGAAGCAGAAACCAGAAAGGCCCCGTCACCAGCCCTCTGggatcaagagaatgtgtttagTGAGCACAGCATCCCTTTAG GGGTGGAGTTTGTTGTGCCCAGGAGTGGGTTTTACTGCAAGCTGTGTGGATTGTTCTACACCAGTGAGGAAACAGCTAAAACATCCCATTGTCGGAGCAGCGTGCACTACAGGAATCTCCAG AAATATCTGTCGCAGTTAGCTGAGGAGAGcttgcacagcacacacaacaacaccacAAGCACCGAGGAGCCGGGGATTGTCCCACTGTTTGAAGGAGTGAACAAACCCTGTTGA